Proteins from one Planctomyces sp. SH-PL62 genomic window:
- a CDS encoding non-canonical purine NTP pyrophosphatase, with translation MSDSTASRLPIHLVLGSRNVKKCREMAELIAPPWERRPWMELIRVESIAAHPDAPEVVEDADTFAGNARKKASETALALGLWVLADDSGLAVDALDGAPGVFSARYAGEPCDDDANCRKLLEALADVPDDRRGAAFRCALAISDPEGRIRLESEGSVRGRILRELRGPGGFGYDPMFLIPEYHRSFGELSPLVKHQLSHRSRAFAHLRVGLEKLTREVAAGN, from the coding sequence ATGAGCGACTCGACGGCCTCCCGCCTCCCGATCCACCTCGTCCTCGGCTCCCGGAACGTCAAGAAATGCCGGGAGATGGCCGAGCTGATCGCTCCGCCGTGGGAGCGTCGGCCGTGGATGGAACTGATCCGCGTCGAGTCGATCGCGGCGCATCCCGACGCCCCCGAGGTGGTCGAGGACGCCGACACGTTCGCCGGCAACGCGCGCAAGAAGGCGTCGGAGACGGCCCTGGCTCTCGGCCTCTGGGTCCTCGCCGACGACTCGGGCCTGGCGGTCGACGCGCTCGACGGCGCGCCGGGCGTCTTCTCGGCCCGGTACGCGGGCGAGCCCTGCGACGACGACGCCAACTGCCGCAAGCTCCTGGAGGCGCTGGCCGACGTCCCCGACGACCGTCGCGGGGCGGCGTTCCGATGCGCCCTGGCCATCTCCGACCCCGAGGGCCGCATCCGGCTCGAATCCGAAGGGTCGGTCCGGGGTCGGATCCTCCGCGAGCTTCGCGGGCCGGGCGGGTTCGGGTACGACCCGATGTTCCTGATCCCGGAGTATCACAGGTCTTTCGGCGAGCTGTCCCCCCTGGTGAAGCACCAGCTGAGCCATCGCTCGCGGGCCTTCGCCCACCTCCGCGTCGGCCTGGAGAAGCTTACAAGGGAAGTCGCCGCCGGGAACTGA
- the ltaE gene encoding low-specificity L-threonine aldolase, with the protein MSRPPIDLRSDTVTRPTPAMRRAMAEAEVGDDVYGEDPTIRALEARTAALLGKEAAVFTPSGTMANQIAVGLHTRPGDELLCAESSHLYLWEAGGIARHWGVTARTFPGDAGLLRLADIEDEVRPDDLHMVRTRLVALENTHNRGGGRVHPIEDVTAVSRWAKGEGLARHLDGARLMNAVVASGVPADEWGSWFDTVSICFSKGLGAPVGSALAGTAEAMDRARKLRKFLGGAMRQAGILAAGALYALDHHVDRLAEDHAHARLLADVFEEVEGLALEFDGVETNLVWVAVDPELGTADDIAAHLKSHGVLVAALGPQTIRACTHLDVSRADVQRAAEAIRTITPEALAAETVVY; encoded by the coding sequence ATGAGCCGACCGCCGATCGACCTCCGGTCCGACACCGTGACCAGGCCGACCCCCGCGATGCGCCGGGCGATGGCGGAGGCCGAGGTCGGCGACGACGTCTACGGCGAGGACCCGACGATCCGGGCGCTGGAGGCCCGGACGGCCGCGCTGCTCGGCAAGGAAGCGGCCGTGTTCACGCCCTCGGGCACGATGGCCAACCAGATCGCCGTGGGCCTCCACACCCGGCCCGGCGACGAACTCCTTTGCGCGGAGTCTTCCCACCTCTACCTGTGGGAGGCCGGCGGGATCGCCCGTCACTGGGGCGTCACGGCCCGGACCTTCCCCGGCGATGCGGGCCTGCTCAGGCTGGCGGATATCGAGGACGAGGTGCGGCCCGACGACCTGCACATGGTGCGCACCCGGCTGGTCGCCCTGGAGAACACCCACAACCGGGGAGGGGGCCGGGTCCACCCGATCGAGGACGTGACGGCCGTCTCGCGGTGGGCGAAGGGGGAGGGCCTGGCGAGGCACCTCGACGGCGCCCGGCTGATGAACGCCGTGGTCGCTTCGGGGGTCCCGGCGGACGAGTGGGGAAGCTGGTTCGACACGGTCTCGATCTGCTTCTCCAAGGGCCTCGGCGCGCCGGTGGGCTCGGCCCTGGCCGGGACGGCCGAGGCGATGGACCGGGCTCGCAAGCTCCGCAAATTCCTGGGAGGCGCGATGCGCCAGGCGGGAATCCTGGCGGCCGGGGCCCTGTACGCGCTCGACCACCACGTCGATCGGCTGGCCGAGGACCACGCCCACGCCCGGCTGCTCGCCGACGTCTTCGAGGAGGTGGAGGGGCTGGCCCTGGAGTTCGACGGCGTGGAGACGAACCTGGTCTGGGTCGCGGTCGATCCCGAGCTGGGGACCGCGGACGACATCGCCGCCCACCTGAAATCGCACGGCGTCCTGGTGGCCGCGCTGGGCCCGCAAACCATCCGGGCCTGCACCCACCTGGACGTCTCCCGCGCCGACGTGCAACGCGCCGCCGAGGCGATCCGCACCATCACCCCGGAGGCCCTCGCGGCCGAGACCGTCGTCTACTGA
- a CDS encoding CRTAC1 family protein — MVWIFGVAAWAALALAVAGCGKEGDGEVSEPAGTASPGATRPAGKTAARSSTSAAAKKPARAVSSIAGDRVTLLSDSATLSKQTESSPFRFTEVAQEWGVDFVHFSGMNDEKHFPTANGSGVAVFDHDGDGLLDLYFATQTLLPLGTAEKGPNRLYKNLGGGRYEDVTERSGLGYRGFCHGIIVGDVDNDGDADVFLCNYGPNKLYLNKGDGTFQDVSAAAGVDRPSWSSGGAMLDFDNDGDLDIYVANYGRWNYPEDHQRVGDPEKKIWLYASPRTIVGVKHMLYRNNGDLTFTDVYDQAITVESDVVVGQKEEVDPETGAKKMVDVIEKKRTPNPRSDGHGFGVVAADLNDDGLIDLYVANDMTPNFLFFNRGDGTFEDATELSGAAFDYNGSAQSGMGVDAEDVDGDGLPELLVTNFAQEYATLYQNFGNRGFFDNTAFFGLASDTMPFVKWGTALADFDKDGWPDLFISNGHVDNNRRELNQPIDYEEPPLLFRNMAGKRFRLSTRDVGPYFEKKHVGRGAAFGDLDDDGDVDIVVNEKDGPAAILRNDTPTTNHWVRLALQGTKSNRDAIGSLAIVETPRRTIYRQLKGGVSMESANDPRLLIGVGAEPIDKLTIVWPSGIVSVLEKPELDREHKLVEPADQPPTMPYGQARVKRKAAKEPAAAPPAEAESGPKPVVK, encoded by the coding sequence GTGGTTTGGATCTTCGGGGTTGCAGCGTGGGCCGCTCTCGCCCTCGCCGTGGCGGGTTGCGGCAAGGAGGGCGACGGCGAGGTTTCCGAACCCGCCGGGACCGCAAGCCCCGGTGCAACACGTCCGGCCGGGAAGACCGCCGCCAGGTCGTCGACCTCGGCGGCGGCGAAGAAGCCGGCCCGCGCGGTCTCTTCCATCGCCGGCGACCGCGTGACCCTGCTCTCGGACTCCGCGACCCTCTCCAAGCAGACCGAGTCGAGCCCGTTCCGCTTCACCGAGGTCGCCCAGGAATGGGGGGTGGATTTCGTCCACTTCTCGGGGATGAACGATGAGAAGCACTTCCCCACCGCCAACGGCTCCGGCGTCGCCGTCTTCGACCATGACGGCGACGGCCTGCTCGACCTCTACTTCGCCACCCAGACCTTGCTGCCGCTGGGGACCGCCGAGAAGGGGCCGAACCGCCTGTACAAGAACCTGGGCGGGGGCCGGTACGAAGACGTGACCGAGCGATCGGGCCTCGGCTACCGGGGCTTCTGCCACGGGATCATCGTCGGCGACGTGGACAACGACGGCGACGCCGACGTCTTCCTCTGCAACTACGGCCCCAACAAGCTCTACCTCAACAAGGGCGACGGGACGTTCCAGGACGTGAGCGCGGCCGCCGGCGTCGATCGACCCTCGTGGTCTTCCGGCGGGGCGATGCTCGACTTCGACAACGACGGCGACCTGGACATCTACGTCGCCAATTACGGCCGCTGGAACTATCCCGAGGACCACCAGCGCGTCGGCGATCCCGAGAAGAAGATCTGGCTCTACGCCTCGCCCCGCACCATCGTCGGCGTGAAGCACATGCTCTACCGCAACAACGGCGACCTGACCTTCACCGACGTCTACGACCAGGCCATCACGGTCGAGTCGGACGTGGTCGTCGGCCAGAAAGAGGAGGTCGACCCCGAGACCGGCGCCAAGAAGATGGTCGACGTGATCGAGAAGAAGCGGACGCCCAACCCCAGGTCCGACGGCCACGGCTTCGGCGTCGTCGCCGCCGACCTCAACGACGACGGCCTCATCGACCTCTACGTCGCCAACGACATGACCCCCAACTTCCTCTTCTTCAACCGGGGCGACGGCACCTTCGAGGACGCCACCGAACTCTCGGGCGCCGCCTTCGACTACAACGGCTCCGCCCAGTCGGGAATGGGCGTGGACGCCGAGGACGTCGACGGCGACGGCCTCCCCGAACTGCTCGTCACCAACTTCGCGCAGGAATACGCCACGCTCTACCAGAACTTCGGGAACCGCGGCTTCTTCGACAACACCGCCTTCTTCGGCCTGGCGTCCGACACCATGCCCTTCGTCAAGTGGGGGACCGCCCTGGCCGACTTCGACAAGGACGGCTGGCCCGACCTCTTCATCAGCAACGGCCACGTCGACAACAACCGCCGCGAGCTGAATCAGCCGATCGACTACGAGGAGCCCCCGCTCCTCTTCCGCAACATGGCCGGGAAGCGCTTCCGCCTCTCCACCCGCGACGTCGGCCCGTACTTCGAAAAGAAGCACGTCGGCCGGGGCGCGGCGTTCGGCGACCTGGACGACGACGGCGACGTCGACATCGTCGTCAACGAGAAGGACGGCCCCGCCGCGATCCTCCGCAACGACACCCCGACGACGAACCACTGGGTCCGCCTCGCCCTGCAAGGGACCAAAAGCAACCGCGACGCCATCGGCTCGCTGGCCATCGTCGAGACCCCCCGGCGCACCATCTACCGCCAGCTCAAGGGGGGCGTGAGCATGGAGTCCGCCAACGACCCCCGCCTGCTCATCGGCGTCGGCGCAGAGCCCATCGACAAGCTCACGATCGTCTGGCCCTCGGGGATCGTCAGCGTGCTGGAGAAGCCCGAACTCGACCGGGAGCACAAGCTCGTCGAGCCCGCCGACCAGCCGCCGACCATGCCCTACGGCCAGGCCCGCGTGAAGCGCAAGGCCGCGAAGGAACCGGCCGCCGCCCCCCCCGCCGAGGCCGAGTCCGGGCCGAAGCCCGTCGTGAAATGA
- the argJ gene encoding bifunctional glutamate N-acetyltransferase/amino-acid acetyltransferase ArgJ codes for MSEASPIVVPQGFRASAVKAGVKPSGGLDLALLAADVPCTAAGTFTTNRVCAAPVRWCRELVPSETIRAVVVNAGNANAATGAQGEANVRRTAEVAAGLVGCDARQVLIASTGVIGHQLPMEKIEAGLRAAAPGLSTDPESFRTAAQAILTTDTRTKIVSRSVGGASLFGMAKGAAMIGPRMATMLAFLTTDARIAPADLQAVLSEAVEESFNCLSVEGHTSTNDTVLLLASGLASSDPLRGEALKSFAGELHDACQTLAQEMAADGEGSTHFITIDVEGCSDREEARTLARAVADSPLVKTAIHGADPNWGRIVSAAGYAGVPFEETELSLWINGVSVYERGTPTAFDAAALSADLRANRAVHLRLLFARGPASIRFWTCDLTAEYVHLNADYTT; via the coding sequence ATGAGCGAAGCGTCGCCGATCGTCGTCCCCCAAGGCTTCCGCGCGTCGGCCGTCAAGGCGGGCGTCAAACCGTCCGGGGGGCTGGACCTGGCCTTGCTGGCGGCCGACGTCCCCTGTACGGCCGCCGGGACGTTCACGACCAATCGCGTCTGCGCGGCGCCGGTGCGCTGGTGTCGGGAACTCGTGCCGTCGGAGACGATCCGGGCGGTGGTGGTGAACGCCGGGAACGCCAACGCGGCCACCGGGGCGCAGGGCGAGGCGAACGTCAGGCGCACGGCGGAGGTCGCCGCCGGGCTCGTCGGCTGCGACGCCCGTCAGGTCCTGATCGCGTCCACGGGGGTCATCGGCCACCAGCTGCCGATGGAGAAGATCGAGGCCGGCCTTCGCGCGGCGGCCCCCGGGCTGTCGACCGATCCGGAGAGCTTCCGGACGGCCGCGCAGGCGATCCTCACCACGGACACGCGCACCAAGATCGTCTCGCGATCGGTCGGCGGGGCGTCCCTGTTCGGCATGGCGAAGGGAGCGGCGATGATCGGCCCCCGGATGGCGACGATGCTCGCCTTCCTGACGACCGACGCCCGGATCGCGCCGGCCGACCTCCAGGCGGTGCTGTCCGAAGCCGTCGAGGAGAGCTTCAACTGCCTCTCGGTCGAGGGCCACACCAGCACGAACGACACGGTGCTGCTGCTGGCCTCCGGGCTGGCCTCCTCCGACCCCCTGCGCGGGGAGGCCCTCAAGTCGTTCGCGGGCGAGCTTCACGACGCCTGCCAGACGCTGGCGCAGGAGATGGCGGCCGACGGCGAGGGCTCGACCCACTTCATCACGATCGACGTCGAGGGCTGCTCCGACCGCGAGGAGGCTCGGACCCTGGCCCGCGCGGTGGCCGACAGCCCGCTCGTGAAGACGGCCATCCACGGCGCCGACCCGAACTGGGGCCGGATCGTCTCGGCGGCGGGCTACGCCGGGGTCCCGTTCGAGGAGACCGAACTCTCGCTCTGGATCAACGGCGTTTCCGTCTACGAGCGAGGCACGCCGACGGCCTTCGACGCGGCCGCCCTTTCGGCGGACCTGCGCGCCAACCGCGCCGTCCACCTCCGCCTGCTTTTCGCGCGAGGCCCGGCTTCCATCCGCTTCTGGACCTGCGACCTGACCGCCGAGTACGTCCACCTCAACGCCGACTACACGACCTGA